The genomic DNA CACAGGCGGCCCTCGACCGCCTCAAGGCCCTCTTGTCCTCTCCACCGGTGCTCATCGCACTGGACCCCTGCGAACCCCTTTTGCTCGACTTAGCAGCCACTAACCATGTGGTCAGCGCCGCCCTGGTGGTCGAAAGGGAAGAAGAGGGGCATGCCCTTAAGGTCCAACGACCCGTTTACTTCGTCAGCGAAGTGCTGACTGACACCAAGTCACGGTACCCGCAGACGCAAAAACTTCTCTATGCCGTCGTCATGATGGCCAAGAAGCTGCAACACTACTTCACCGAGCACGAGGTGTCGGTCGTCCAAATGGGCAGTCGAGCTTATGGGCTACGacgtcaagttcgtgccacgcacGACGATAAAGTCCCAGGCCCTGGCCAATTTCATCGCCGAGTGGACGAAAGTCCAAGCTCCGACCCCAGAAATCTCTCACGAATACTGGACCctctacttcgacgggtcggtcatGGGACCCGACGCGGGGGCCGGGGTCGTCCTGGTCTCCCCAGAAGGAGGCACGTTCCAGTACGTAGTTCGCCTCCACTTTCCCGCATCCAACAATGTTGCAGAATATGAAGCAGTCATCAGCGGCCTCCTCATAGCCATCGACATCGGAGCAACCCGCCTATACATCTACGACGACTCCAAGCTCGTAGTCGACTAGGTCAGGAAGAACTCCAACTGCGAGAGCCCTCTCATGGACGCATACTGCCAAAAAGTCCGCAAGCTAGAAGGGAGATTCCAGGGTCTGAGCTCCACTACATCCCACGGAAGCAAAACCCCGACGCGAATGCTCTCGTAAAATTGGCCGCTGAGCGCAAGCCGGCGCCCAGCGGCATTTTCGTCAACAACCTGAACGCGCCGTCGGCGCGAGAGAAGCAGCCGGCCGTTGGCAGAGCAAAAACAGAGGAAGCAGAGCATGCGCAAAAAACAGAGCACGCTCCCTCCGACCCAGCCCCTGACCAGGTACCCGGGGGCCCAACCTGTCTCGCTACAGAACAATCCGACCCAAGCCAGGCAGACAACACAGATTGGAGAGCCGACCTATTGGCTTACCTCCTCCACGAAGTCCTCCCTGAGGACCGCAACGCAGCCCGCCGGATAGCCCGACGAGCCAAAACCTTCGCAGTAATCGACGGCGAGCTCTACAAACGCAGCCCCTCAGAGACTGGCATTCTCATGAAATGCATCCCCATTGCCCAGGGTAAGGAGCTCCTTCTCGAGATACACGCCGGGATCTGCGGACACCACGCTGCACCACGCTCCTTAGTCGGAAAGGCCTTCCGACAAGTATTTTACTGGCCTACAGCCCTGCGCAATGCGGAAGACATCATCCATGCATGCAAAggctgccagttctacgccAAACAAACCCACCTGCCGGCCCAAGCCCTTCAGACCATTCCCATAACATGGTCATTCGCCGTATGGGGTCTAGACATGGTGGGGCCACTCAAGAAGGCACTAGGAGGGTTTACGCACCTACTTGTCGCAATTGACAAGTTCACTAAAAAGATAGAGGAAAAACCGATAACCACGATCGACTCCAAGGAAGCTGCCAAGTTCTTCCTGGACATCGTGTACAGATTCGGCGTGCCCAACtccatcatcaccgacaacgggacCAACTTCACAGGTCACTACTTCCAAGAATTCACGAAAGGATATGGGATTCGGATTGATTGGGCATCGGTTGGACACCCGCGCACAAATGGGCAAGTAGAAAGAGCTAACGGCCCAATCCTCCAAGGGCTCAAACCGCGCATTTTTGACAAGCTCAAAAAGTTCGCGGGTCGTTGGGTGGAAGAGCTGCCGGCAGTGCTCTGGAGCTTGCGAACCACACCTAACTGGTCCACAGGACTAACACCCTTCTTCCTAACATACGACTCCGAAGCCGTCTTGCCTTCCGATCTGGACTACGATGCGCCAAGAGTCAAAGCCTTTGACCCGCCAACGGCAGCGGAAGCTCAGAGGGACGCCATGGAAGTCTTGGAGGAAGCAAGGCTAGCTACGCTACGCCGATCGGTCCGCTACCAGCAAACTTCACGTAGGTACCACGAGAGGTGCATACGGGAGAGGACGCTGCAGGTCGGAGATCTGGTTCTGCGACGGGTCATGACGACgaaggacaagcacaagctctcaccaccacaGGAAGGACCTTACAGCATCGCAGAGGTGATACGACCAGGCACCTACAAGCTAAAAGACTCCGACGGTAAAATTCTGACCAAGGCGTTGTTTCCCGACCAGGCACCTACAACACATTTGGCTCGGAGCGCTCGGGGGGCCAGAccatggtcttcgaccatcctactTTCCGTTGTTTCCCGTCTCTACAGCCCCTTGCCCTGAGCACTCTCAGGCCAAGGCGCTCGGGGGCCTCACTAGGACGAACCGTGCAGCACGCACACACTAGTTTTCTCTCATCACACAACACACAGAAACTCTCGTAACCAAATCGAAAACCAAACGCCAGAACTTTTCCGAAAAAGTGAACCTGAGCGAGAtggaaaatgaagaaaaaaaatgaaaagaaaacacAAATTTAAACATAGCAAAGGGCGCCACGCACATAGTGAACGCCCCAGATGTTCACCCAAGCCGCACGAACGGCTCGGGGTACAACACTTACACACTTTTTataattaaacaaaataaaaagatcgGCTGCCGGCCGGCCCTGCGCTCTGCCACCGTCCCGCCAGGACCCTACGCGCCGTCTAGCTCCGGGTCCGCGCTGCGTCGCAGTAGGTCGTCGACGTCCATCTCCGCCGCAATGACCCGCCCGAACCCGGCGAAGTCCAGTATGGTCCGCCGACGAACCGCCGCGCTGGACGTCTCCAGGAACCCGGGGTCGGTTCCTCCGAGGTGCACCCCGGTGCACAGACGGACGGAGGCCaatgcggcggcggcaccatggCATTTgctctccctctttctctctgtTTTCCTCCGAGCAACTGGCATGCAGTAGTGACGACGGAGACGAGGCGACAGGAGGCAGATGATTAAATTGGCGATCATCGTCATCACCCCACAGCGGTTCCCGAGCAAAGCGACGCCTCGAGACATGAGCCGCCACAAATGGGCCTCTCCACAGCAACCGACGCATCGGTTCCACGGGTGCGTACTTTACAGTTCCAATTAAATCCCTGTTGTCAATTCGTTTCCAActgcagggaaggcggcgaaATGTTTCCATGTCTCAAACGAATCGCAACCGCACGATTCGATTTCAAGATTCGAAGGCCAGTCCGCTGAGGGCTCCGCGCTGACTTGACTCAAAGAGCCAGGGAAGAAAAACCGAGATGAGCGCCAAGCGGCCCAAGCCCGACCTGCCCCGGCAGCAGTCGGGTCATCTCAAATTTTCTTGTCCGATCCGGCCTCTAGCGTTCCACGGAATCCCCTCCAGGGGGGAGGCCAACTAGGCCCCCCGAGCTGGCTGACGGCTCGGATATCTGACTGGGATGCAGGCTGTAGAgcagtggagtgctcccaatgGGGATCCGTCGACCCGGTCGTCTGCGGCAGGGTCGGACTTCACTCGGATTGTCCTTAAATGGGCGTACCCGTTACCAAGCTCACCGAACCCGCCATTCCGGGCCATCGAGGTCAAGTGTTAGGGTTCACCTCCTCCGATCGCTACCGATCGCAGTGGAGTCGTTCATCGTTGAGGCATGAAAATGAAAAAACAATGCGGAAAAACCAACAAATGAAAACGCCCGAGGGTATTTC from Panicum virgatum strain AP13 chromosome 7N, P.virgatum_v5, whole genome shotgun sequence includes the following:
- the LOC120681058 gene encoding uncharacterized protein LOC120681058 translates to MVGPLKKALGGFTHLLVAIDKFTKKIEEKPITTIDSKEAAKFFLDIVYRFGVPNSIITDNGTNFTGHYFQEFTKGYGIRIDWASVGHPRTNGQVERANGPILQGLKPRIFDKLKKFAGRWVEELPAVLWSLRTTPNWSTGLTPFFLTYDSEAVLPSDLDYDAPRVKAFDPPTAAEAQRDAMEVLEEARLATLRRSVRYQQTSRRYHERCIRERTLQVGDLVLRRVMTTKDKHKLSPPQEGPYSIAEVIRPGTYKLKDSDGKILTKALFPDQAPTTHLARSARGARPWSSTILLSVVSRLYSPLP